The following is a genomic window from Flavobacterium crassostreae.
TTGTAGGATTTGTAGATAAAAACAACCAAAATGCCTCCAAACGCATGCTGGATTTGCCTATTTTGATCCAAAAGAAAAAACTGCCAACTTTAATGCGTACCGTTGGGGCTGTAGCGGTAATTATGGCAGACAAAAGCTTGTCAAAAGAGGCGCAATTGATATTGGTAGACCAATGTTTAGAGCATAATTTTAAAGTATTTAATGTACCGGTGATCTCTAATTGGGAAAACCAAAAAGAAATTTCTCAAAAGGTAAAAGGAATTCAAATAGAAGATTTACTAGACCGAAATCCGATTGTTTTAGACAGTAAACTAATATCCAAACAACTAAAGGATAAAACCATTTTAATCACAGGGGCAGCAGGCTCCATAGGTAGCGAAATTGTAAGGCAGGTACTGCATTTTAATCCTAAAAAAGTAATTATTTTAGACCAAGCCGAAACTCCTTTGCATAATTTGAGTTTGGAGGTAGCTGCAATTGTATCCAAATCCAAGATAATCACAGTGATTAGCGATGTTAGAAATAAAGAAGCCTTGCATCCGGTTTTTAGTATGTATAAGCCTCAGGTAGTTTTTCATGCGGCAGCATACAAACACGTGCCTTTAATGGAAGAAAACCCATCTCAGGCGATCCAGACCAACGTAGAAGGAACTAAAAATCTAGCGGATCTGTCCTGTGCCTTTGGGGTCAAAAAATTTGTAATGGTCTCTACCGATAAAGCTGTAAACCCTAGTAATGTTATGGGTGCTAGTAAAAGAATAGCCGAAAAATACGTTCAGTCTTTACAATTAAAAAGCAAACAATCTGGAGTAGAGAATGCCACCAAATTTATTACGACCCGCTTTGGTAACGTTCTAGGATCTAACGGTTCTGTGGTGCCTTTGTTTACGAAACAAATTGCTAATGGAGGGCCAATTACCATAACGCATCCGGATATTATCCGTTATTTTATGACCATACCCGAAGCATGCCAGTTAGTATTAGAGGCAGGAGCAATGGGCAATGGTGGCGAAATTTATATATTTGACATGGGGAAACCAGTAAAAATAATAGATCTAGCCAAAAAAATGATAAAGTTAGCAGGCTTTATTCCCGAAAAAGAAATTGAAATTAAAATAGTAGGATTAAGACCTGGAGAAAAATTATACGAAGAACTACTCA
Proteins encoded in this region:
- a CDS encoding polysaccharide biosynthesis protein is translated as MESDIKKYFKKQIKDKVFDKFLRLNFNNLSYLPRWLIVLIDTLVLVFAFIFTFLIFKGTELEYILTSHSVLFVCSFFIVNIFFFWVFRTYSGIIRHSSYVDAVKIVFSQSSVFLIFIAINFLFDVAYEDKIVLNTGLFINTVLSFCGLFLYRVIVKQSFELYVSENSTNNLIRTVIYGTDANAISVANALKFETPSRFKIVGFVDKNNQNASKRMLDLPILIQKKKLPTLMRTVGAVAVIMADKSLSKEAQLILVDQCLEHNFKVFNVPVISNWENQKEISQKVKGIQIEDLLDRNPIVLDSKLISKQLKDKTILITGAAGSIGSEIVRQVLHFNPKKVIILDQAETPLHNLSLEVAAIVSKSKIITVISDVRNKEALHPVFSMYKPQVVFHAAAYKHVPLMEENPSQAIQTNVEGTKNLADLSCAFGVKKFVMVSTDKAVNPSNVMGASKRIAEKYVQSLQLKSKQSGVENATKFITTRFGNVLGSNGSVVPLFTKQIANGGPITITHPDIIRYFMTIPEACQLVLEAGAMGNGGEIYIFDMGKPVKIIDLAKKMIKLAGFIPEKEIEIKIVGLRPGEKLYEELLNDTSKTIPTYHSKIMIAEEILNEYESLHIEIEKLIRIAKLFDNSAIVGQMKKIVPEFKSMNSTFQKLDA